The following nucleotide sequence is from Harmonia axyridis chromosome 5, icHarAxyr1.1, whole genome shotgun sequence.
CTATTTGAAAAAAGCGACCATCTGCGTTCAACACATAGATAAAGTCATTTGTACATGATATGCAGACTAAACAGCcaaaattataattcaaattttgatcatCATTCGAGCTTCCTCCTGTTAAAAATAACTcgttgtttttgtttttatgaATTGCAAATGTTAAACTAACCTCCAAATCACGCACATCTGGGAGctcaaaaattttgaactttttgATCAGAGGTTCGTCGGTTTTAAATTTCCTGTATAAATTAAAACCATTGCAATAAATCTTCATATTATCGATTATTTCAGACAATGTCAGTCGATTAATTTGCTTGAAAGGGTCGGCTACTTAAAGTTCCTCTGAGGTTTTCATACACTTCCAGTTGGTTTTAATATATGGAAAGGTAGCAGAGGAATTTACTATGGTGAGTGGGCAATTCTAAATCATTTTTCATCGATATTTGAAGCGATTATTTGTGAAATTGATCGAAAAATACTTATAAATTTGAGGTTCACATTAGAGATGACAGTTAGTGTTTCCATAGTAACCAGTGTAATCAAAACATTGAATATATGAATGCAAAATAATACTTGCGGAGTGCAATATGATGTAATCCTAGTACAAGCACAATAATTCATGGTTTAATTTGTCTTcttatatttgatttgatttatcTAAAGCGATAAAGATATTATTCCGTCCGAATTTTTAACTAGGTACGTAGGTTTCTTTCGAAACATTTGAACAAAGTATGCTAAAACTTTGTTTCAGAACATAGGTGGAGCTACATGTTACTAAAAATCTTAAACTAACAAGCTGTACTCGGCAAAAGTAGAGCATTTAATTCAAACATTTCATAAAATCACTGGTTTTGGTTATATACATCTATATATTTCGGTGCAACCAATCCATCTCCTTCCTTAGGTTGCaaaaaaatgattcattttatGAGAACCTCATGTAGGTAATTGAATatgaatttaaattatttttatggtAGTAAAACCAGGAATCAGATTACCCATCTATAAATCTTTTTGGGGTTTCCTTGATGATAATATAATAGTGTGCCTGAAAATACACGATGTGTCTGAAAGTAATCTATATATGAATGCATTTTTCATTAAACTAAAATTgcgtttctctaattctgtggttattccgttcattcttccacatcttgtagaacaaaatcgtgcgagaatatatcagaaacgcacagtttttatggtaatattttattattctatgttggtacttcgaactttccgccacggctttatctgtcaattcatcaatttgccttaaagaaatcagttctgccaaccaacatttttcaatgcaaaaatcactaaaatatatttatggaaatatttcattaatttcaatgaaaatgcaatgaattagagaaaataatgtataatactcgtacagaaggctcattctaccactcgttcattccaaaactcgccacttcgtggctcgtttttgaattttgaactcgtggaagaatatcaatgccttctgcacttgtattataaataactattctaactATCTAAAAATATTTGTGTTATCATGTTGTTATATTATTGATTCCAATAAGTAtcctttttctatttttgaaacAACCATTAGGAATGGAGATTTTATTCTTCCCCATTGTACTTAACTTATTCTAATTTTAACATTGAATTAATTCACAAAGTTCTAATAGGGTTTGCTatctattttgaaaaaattacgcCAATCTCCGGAAAAGGAATTGCGACTTCTGCTGTTGGGACTGGACAATGCTGGAAAGACAACAATCCTCAAAATAATGGCTTCTGAAGATGTCAGTCATGTTACACCAACCGCTGGTTTCAACATCAAATCTGTAGTTTCCGATGGTTTTAAGTTGAACGTCTGGGATATTGGTGGTCAAAGGAAAATAAGGccatattggaaaaattatttcgaaaatacagATGTACTGGTAAGTTACAAGGTGGATATCGATAATAGAGTTCAAGCCACCAAATAACAAATATAGGGATCTGAAATCATTAAAATGCACCAATtttatttcaagacaaaaaaaaaattaatcaaattctCATGAATTCTAAGggtcagttgcaccatttgcctaaacattgattgaaaattaaaacattgattactctctgatttctcaagtgaaatcagaaattaatcgatgtttaaattttaatcaatgtttaggcaaatggtgcaactggcccataAGGTTCTTAGCACAGTAATTTTACAATTAAGGCCTTCATCCTCGTAAGGCGCTTTCAAACTATCTTCTGAACTATCTTTCACTTTGTCTTCTGTGGGGATAACAGCAAATTATTAAACATATTTTAGTTAATTATTTTTAGTCCGTCTTTTTATTTACTGATTCGGTCGTAGTATCATTTTCAGGACAACCATCAATTGATAGCCAAAGATCTCCTTATTCCAGTTTCTTAGTGAGAAATGTTTTTGTGATTATTCTGGACCCATAACCATTGTTAGATATTTGAGTAGCAAAGGGTTATAAAAATGGAAAACCTCAGTTCAATATACCTagtaaatattaaaattcttttttcctgttgaatttaattcttcatatacaTTGCTACTCTAATGTCTAACACAACTAAActtgtttttgaaattatttagtGCAAAAGTAAAAAGTCAAAGCACCTGGTCCTGGTGGCTGGTCCTTAGACAATTTGATTGGCACATGTATAATTGATTGAGAATAATATTTTGTTCCTCAGATTTACGTGGTCGATTCTTCAGACAAGAAGAGATTGGAAGAGACCGGTATCGAACTATTCGAACTGTTAGGAGAAAATAAATTGGAAGAAGTTCCTCTTCTGGTTTACGCTAACAAGCAAGATTTGCCTAATTCACTAGCATCATCCGAATTGGCGGAAGCGCTTGGGTTACACTCGATTAAAGACCGAGGTTGGCAAATTCAAGCTTGCACTGCAATTACTGGTGAAGGTATAAAAGAAGGAATGGAATGGGCATGTAAAAGTGTGAAGAAGAAATAATTGTcattctatattttatttatttttattattgtgtTTTAAGAATTTGGACATCTGCAAAATAAGGAAAATCTAAAGTTTATAATACAATTCAcatattgatcaaattttattCACATATGATTCCTATCGAAATAACTTAGGTAATGCTAGAATTAATAGTTCATTTTATTATTAGAATTTTATAGATTTCTAGCAGTACTAGTAAAATTTCAAAGCTACaacgattttttcattttaccaCTGCCAATAAGATAAGAATGATAAGCGGATCCAACGCAGATCTCCaagtattttttctcttgaaggAAAGGGATGAATAAGTTTACTTCCTTTTTCTGGGAGTCCACAATCCCAGCTCTTAAAAGGAATACCATCAAAATGTAAATGGTACAAAGACGGAGTCTTCAGGGCTGACACCAAGTGCGTACTATCGTtggtgtctttcaggcagagatacctACTTGCAATCAAAAGATGTGTGGAAATGACCAAGTAAgaaatcagaaatgtgatatagcgattAATTCTGACTGTCAGGCTGTTATCAAAatattgagctcacatatcatccaTTCTAAGATGGTactggagtgccgaagaaaactcaacgaaATCGGTAACATGAACAAGATCTGTTTATTCTGGATTCCCGGTCACTTGGGAACTGAGGAAACTTAaaaggccaacacacttgccagaaaaggaacccaaactcctttcattgaccTACCTTGTAGGTAAAGGAAACTTCAAGAGAAGGAAAAATCCGAAGgagaaacactctggtggaatcttcctgggttggataatcccaaaaagtttcttcgaaatttgGATACTGCCAGATCAAAGAAaaatctggatcttagcaagaatatgatacacatcctcactggattcctcacagggcactGCCGCCTCAGTGAgaacctcatgagaatgagtctagcagaaaacgatcAGTGCAGATTCCTCTGGAAGGAGGAAAAAACTCCGAATCACCTGGTGATGCAATGTCTCGCCATCGCTAgtcaacgcaaaaaatgctttgaacaAGAGACTTGTATagttgtagaagtgaggaagtagttTCCTTGAAGCTATCTTAGATAATGGAGTTCATTGGAACTGTAGAACTGGAGGTCAAGCTGTAGATTACGACTAATAGCTAGAATAGATCTGATTGGGGTAAAATATAGACCCTAAGGTGCAGTAAAACCCCCTGGGGCCCCTTACATCTAATCTAAGTTTCCTTTTTCTGGCCTCTATAAGTGTGGTCTAAGGTTAAGTCAGTTAAGAATCTACAAAGTTTTCTAATGGTAGATTCTGATGGAATTGGCCTATAGAACTGAGAATAGTGGTGGGCCATGCGAAGACGGTATTTTTTTGCCCCTCCATTTAGTGAGGAGTACGGGAATATCTCGTGATTGAACAAGAATCGAAAAATTCTCTCTGAAGATAATCAAGAAAATCAGAAGCGTCAAGAAactcacaaaatgaaaaacatcatCGAAATGCGGTACCTAATAAGACTTAGTTACTGCCAAGATGTGACATTTTTTGTAGTCAATCTGTACTCACCTATTCCTACGCTACCTCtaataagagtatgtacagtttcTCCTAGGACACCCTGCCTAGGTATTACCGGActgaatcaaatttgagaatggATTCGTCATCAGCAAGTCGAACCTTATAGATTGAGAacattttcagttcaaaattcgaaaatttaacACAGTCTCACGAAAGGAGACTGAGATGAGGTGGGGTATTTTCGTTGGATTGTCAGGTTATCAGGTAATAAAATTATTGTCATAAATTTGTcaagtttattttgaaaaaaaaattctcttgtAATTATAATTAGGAAAAACTATAGGTATATTACTGTATTATATGAAGAAAATGCTAATACAATGATTATAGAGTGAGCTATTCAGATTTTTTTGTCACGGCTTATTGGTAGCCTAGCTATCCCTCTGTTTCTATTGCAAAGAAtatgataaaatttcaaaagttgttatattattatttcgttATAGTAATATTTTGATTGTAAGGATATTGGTTCAATAATTTCACGGATTATACAGAGATTAGAAGTAGTTCCATCCACGAAGTATCAAATGTACTGAAGCCGTGTGTGAAGCATAAAAATGGGCAATAATGAAAATCACTATCAGAACGATAAATTTTATTGTCGATATGTTTAACTACCTTTTGTTCTCAATCCCTCGGATTCGTAAATACAAGATTCGTTTCTTATAATTAATAACAGTCAAATAAGCAAATCAAATAATTGTAGGGTTCAAATTTGCTGCCAATTATTCCAATAAATTATTTGTCTTAATTTTCTCTTAATATATTTGTTCCTCAAGACTTAATCAGGTGGAAGAAACAAGTTGCCTAGTTCCATTCCGGTGAACTGTCTATTTGCAGAACGTCTGTTTTTCCtgtacaggttgttcctaaattgaagatacaaacgaaaatgggaGATTACCCCAGTTTAGGATCACTCTGTATACCTACTACTGAAGTTGAAGATCGAGAAGTTACATAAGTCTCTATCCAACATGAGTGGAGGAAATCCGGCtgatcaaacttttttttttgtttttccccCGGCTCCTTTAAGCCTTGGATTTGTGTGTTGTgtgtttgcaaaaaaaaaaaacttccacactcgcgagaaaagttggactttccccacttgttgcacaatatactattgttcatatattttcgttaaagttttgaaataatacacaatattatacagagtgtatatgaatgttttgaaatgcgcctattgaaaaaattggaggtcgaaaataattccaacctccACAATTAAGgcgtattatctgttgatatttttttctcgcAAAAAATTCTTGCCAATATTTCGTGACAATGTTGAAGAACTCCTCACAAAGCTTGCCACACTTACAGGCATTACAGATATCAAATATAGTGCCAAGTACCTAAAAATTCAGATATATTGACTCATCGCAAAATTTTAGTGCAGTCATTGCTGTATCTGGCATATTTTCAATCTCACTAGTGCATTTATCTTACCACAACTCTAATTCTGTTCACATTAAGCTACAAACGATACTATTTTGTTAGAATTTTTATACGAATTCTGTTAAATTCTGCCTTAAACCAGAATCATATTTCCTTCCGAATTCGATGACGATGACCGTGGaggaaattatattatttatagtaGCTCTCTTGTCAATTCTAAACGTCCtcacaaaaaaattgcaattcgaatgaaacacattaaattTTACATTGATACAAGAAACCGAAAAGGTGAGTGGGGTAAGTATACCGATGACGTCTACAAAAACtacagatggcaaaacaagggggcgacaaagcggatagataaggAAAAAATTAAGCTCGGACGTAGTCGtcctcgtagtgcaataaaagtaacaTTTTGAAAGCAGTAGTAAACTCATAATACGTAAAAGGGTCCGCTTTTTTACTGTAGTGCCAATTTCAAAGAAGAGtaaaattattattggttcatttttatggatGAATTGTCATTCTTCGTCTTGACGAGAATTCTGGATTTTTATATTATGGAAGTCTTTGGGGGTTTTTTACCTCCAAATTCCGAGATTAGTACCTAATTTTGCCACTCAACCTCGGTATTCTATATTCAAGCTTACCATAAAAATCTCTAGGTTTTTACGTTCGGGTTCGATAGTTACGGTCGGAAGAGTTGGCAGAATTCGATTTGACCACAGATTTGTCAACAACGTTTCGAACCTTATTGCTTGAGACAATAtccggctcaaaatttgaaaaatactcaGTAATGCATATTATTGTTTTAGTCATTATTCTGATTCAGAGCAAACAAAAAGATTATTTTTGCTGGAgcttaggattttttttttattattatggaTTGTTTAGccataataataacaaataaactatattgtttattatcaaaaatatttcaataataaatatggAACATTCAACACAAAAAAGATTACTATGCCAATTTGGCCAACCACTTTTCtgattcatcaatattttttccatttttggaATGATGTGCAATGGATCCAGCAAATTCCACATTTAGTACGAAATTCTGAAAACTAAAGTCTGTATCATCTCCCAATGACAATTTCTTTGAAATGGGATCTAAGTTTTCCACTTGTAAAGATTTTGTATTTTGAAGggtattcaattctttttcaaacattGCTTTTATAGCAGTACTCTCTTTAGCTAAGGTATGGTCTTGCTTGTTGCATAAAATAAGAACATTAACTTTATTCTTCCTCAATACATCGTCatacaaaatattgaagatGTACTCAGCAGCATCTTTCAAGTCATCTTGAATTGTTAGAGAATCAACCACAAAAACAATCCCCTTAGTAGAAAGTAGAAGCTTTGTGTTCAtcttgtttgaattaattcttgattaattgatctgatttgttttcctctacgaTATCGTGCCAACCTCTACGATATCGTGCCATCTATATATTTATACCTAAGCCTTTCTTGTCCAGGAATATCTACGATGATCAAGGATGTTTTATTAGAAGCATATTCTCCTATATTAGCTTTTATTGAAGTGAAACTTTGAATATCTTTTTGATGAATCAGCTGAGAGAATATTACAGTATTACTACTGTCACATATTCCCGTTAATAATATACTTCTTCTAGTAGTTGTACTGCGCTTATAGATCAGATAAAATACTATCGTAATAAGCACAATTAATACAGCAATAAAAATTGGCTGATTGTCGTCCATGGTATATTATTTAGTAATAATTCGCGTAATGTTTCGAATATTAATTGGACTGAAATCACTCCTTCCTTAGCTCCATCGTAAGCTATGGCCTACAGCGAGcttgtttttttcttaaaactcGATACATACCCATACCTCAAACGTAAATGTTTCACACAATAATTCTAGAATGTAAAGACCTATAAACTTAGAACTTTCATGGTTGATTAGGATCTCGAATGAAAGAGTGAAGATAGTTAATGAACAAAATCCTATTTCATTATAACCATGACGAATCCAATGGAATTGAAATTGGTTTCAGAAGCaggaaattcaataaagatATCGAAACAAATTCAATATCTCAGTGAGATTtctgatataaataaaaataacactTTCGATAATGGAGCAAAATTTAGTGTTGATCATCTTATctgaatcaaattcaaacaTAATATCAAACTAAATGCCCAATATATCCATGATATCAGATCAGACTAAGTTCAAATTTCGTTTGTATAATGttaaatattcatattcattttgTATGACTTTTAGTTGAGAtgacaacatcgttgtcgaaacGTTCGTTAAAAGCCTTGAGAGATTCTGTGAACTAGTGTGAGTACTACAACTTCAGTTTTTGCTGAATTTCATGTGGATTGTAAATCACAACTTCAAATACAACAGTCAAACAGTGTGATCTCAATTAGGCACCTGAATGAACAAGAGCTCAAAATCTCCAGTCATAAAGTCAGTTctcatcttggattttttgaACTGAATTCAGAAAAACGCATTTGAATATATAGTTAGCACTTCCTACACCATAAACATTCCAATACAGAAGGAAGGTTATTATCCTCCTGAGAAAAAGTaattgttgaataaataataggCATGGTTATGCTAAATACTTCGCTTATATCAATGATTGAAACCGTTATAGATTtacaattttgaattatcgctgCACTAGTAAATCTAATTTTCTGTGGGATTTCGATATGTGGATTTCAAAGCTTCCATTAATGAAGGAAAATAAGGAGAAATTTTGTTAGTTCAAGTACGAattaattcaaatatatttGAAGCAttgaatgtgaaaaaataaataatgctATTCAATAATGAACTCACCTTTAATTATCATTAGCGTATGTACTTGATTAACGATTACTGAGGttctcaaaaataatatttatcaaaaaatttattggATCTAAATTGCTTTCGAATAAgagaataattgcattttgaaaAGCTCGCTCTCCAAGCAGCTGTCATCACTATTGAAGCTGCTATCTTTTTAGATTGGACAAGTAAAAAATCCGCCATCACTGAAAATGTAATGATACACGATTAAACAACGcataaaaattgttaaaatagtGGAAAGTGGTGGAAAAACTTAAACTGTttggacaagttagtgatgtaaaGAACCTAAAGCGTGCGTCGatcaaaaacaactgagaatattcgTAGTGTAGACGAAAACCCAGATTTGTCGATTCCTCCTCAATCTTGGGAATTAGACTTTCCCCAAACGGGAATTTTGCATATAGAGTTAGGTTTAAAGTTTCTTGAAATTAaacaaaatgatccggattttcatcaaaaatcaaattgatgaatttgggGCTCGAAAAGTACAAAAATGATTGCTAAAAAGCCTcaccatcctcaacgtgtcactgtttggtgcgattttTGGTATAGTGTTGTGAGTCTTACTTTTTTATGTCCGGAATTGGATgatatattgatgtggacgacatttattttcaataagacagcgctacgtgccacacaagcaatgaaacaatcgTAATTTTGCAAATGAAATTTCCTGGATGTGTTATTtgtcgaagaggtgatcacaattgaccaccaatattttgtgatttaacacctttagacttttttctttggggccacatgAAAGATCTATGTCGATGCTCCATAATCAATAGATCTTAAAtatggaattcgtgaaattaTCGAGGACCTATAGACGTGAATGTGTGAATTGGCCatagaaaatttcaatgaaaaggaTATTATTAATGTTACAAATGTAGCAAtagcggccatttggctgatatcgtccTCAATCATTATAATTACtcgttcatcaaaatgaaaccctttTTCTGTGGATTGAAATGAGGCATCTTCTGTGGAACGACTTTCTCTGAATCCAACTGGctgtcaagggcgtagaaatgagggGGGTACTAGGGCTAATAAACCCTCctaagatttccaaaatatgaaatttcaggATTCTCGCAAAGCTGAAAaacgaaatttttcaataaaatgaaccaataataatcattctactttcctttgaaatcgacgcAGCAGTAAAatatcggacccttttacggtttatgagtttattatagctttcacgatgagtacttttattgcactacgagcatgtctatgtccgaggtttattattttcctttatctatccgctttgtcggcgtcgccccttatttgccaatagccatctgtgatttttgcaattattctcgtcacaaaatttcactactatagttatcaaagaacagaactgagtaattcgcatcgaaaaattgtctgtactgttttattcaatttattgtgtttcattcaaattgcaatttatttgtgcagatatcagttttgaattgattatatgtaAACGGTATccttaaattggaggtataaatgaaaattacagatttctcggatcattttgagaaaaaaagtcctataacataaATCTGCAAACggtttgtttttgagataccggtgttAAAGTTAAATTTTTGCTTATAGAGCCTTCCCTTCTCAAGATATTTGAATTGGCACAGATATTCcactttaaaattttcatcatgtgatatgcttattttgtatgcaaatctacagggtggtgttttttctggaaggttacccgcttctttcctccagaaccaTTTTTTGGCGAAGCACTAGTACTTTGGAAAAATGtatatctgctatcgatttcgagaaaaaaattcaaatagctcTGTAGTAATCCTTAGGAAaatccaaaattattattaagacccagttagtgagctgtgatgaataaattaattattagtttcggtacttatttacccattctgtagcgaagactaataaagattcgataaatttatataagcatcactaaaaagtactaCTATACAAGAAATaccctgtacctcgaaaaaaaagcgtttgcgggctcataccTATTTATCCgactttttattttaaaattatccaaggaatctctcattttcttcgTAACTCCATTTTATGAAAACCCactataaggtaagaacaatcgaattggtaaaaATTATTCAGATGAAATATCATTATTTGAGAGGTGATTACTCAATAAACTAGCAATacacttttcaaaaatttcatctaAGATCGAAGTGAAGTTTATTTGACTAAACTTCTTAAGATCATTTTTATATCTTTCTTTGGTGAATAATTTACATGGAGGAAgctcaatttcaatttgaatataatCCAATAGTTTCGAGACGTTTGTCCAATGAAATGCATCATTCACTAAATCTCAAATTTTTGTCGATTCATcaagttgaaatttgaatttcagcaAAATTCCATAATGACACCATTCTACCTATAATATGATTCATCATTGCAAAATTCCCTAATAATTCATCCTGAAAAAAAACGATGTATTCCCCAAACAGAACCAAATCAAACTGATTCTTTTTCCGAAGAAATAAATCACTTTCCGCCCAATCAGCAGTTGAGATTACATCGGTGCCCGAAGATCtgttaataaaatttttattacttggaggtgactcaagctcaagcacCACGCAACCAAATTCTAGTACCGGTGTCGGTACAGTTATTCTCAACAAGTAGACGAATCGACAAGCAGGTATTACAGTCCACGTCTAAGAGCACCTGAAGTTCACGGGGAAGCTCCGTCTGTCTCTTCGTCGACGTCTAGTCGCATCTAGAAAAATTGCCGTTTCTTCTGACATGTAAATGTGATAGTGATTCGAGTGGTGTTGATTGTTCCAGAAGACTGTTCTTTTACCTAAGTAAACAGGTGAGTTTGGCTATCGGCCGTAATTGCTTCTCGTTGATTTGAATTCTTCAGGGTGAAGGTCGAAACAATTCTTCATCAAGAGTTCCGCTGTTATTAATGAGTGAGATATGAGGAGAAACTAAAGTTTCGAAATCTGATTATCATTCATAATATTGAACATTCTTTAAAATTTTATGTCGcactttttattattatttgaactggggtcgttttgcttcggtttGTCGCACATTTAGTTTTTGTGAAAACAATTTCTGAGagctaaaattaattttcaagttgaaaaattaaatgcccGAAAATTGATGAacatgaaattaataaatttcagCTATGAATTCGAGTAATATTTCTACATTTACGTCAgaagaattcaaattcaattattcaaatttttatatataGGCATAGTGAATTTTGTAAgtttatttcaataatgaacCCCAAAAAATCGA
It contains:
- the LOC123680517 gene encoding ADP-ribosylation factor-like protein 3 isoform X2; its protein translation is MASEDVSHVTPTAGFNIKSVVSDGFKLNVWDIGGQRKIRPYWKNYFENTDVLIYVVDSSDKKRLEETGIELFELLGENKLEEVPLLVYANKQDLPNSLASSELAEALGLHSIKDRGWQIQACTAITGEGIKEGMEWACKSVKKK
- the LOC123680517 gene encoding ADP-ribosylation factor-like protein 3 isoform X1; amino-acid sequence: MGLLSILKKLRQSPEKELRLLLLGLDNAGKTTILKIMASEDVSHVTPTAGFNIKSVVSDGFKLNVWDIGGQRKIRPYWKNYFENTDVLIYVVDSSDKKRLEETGIELFELLGENKLEEVPLLVYANKQDLPNSLASSELAEALGLHSIKDRGWQIQACTAITGEGIKEGMEWACKSVKKK